The following proteins are co-located in the Bosea sp. AS-1 genome:
- a CDS encoding MFS transporter, protein MIDRDRLTVISALGVVQILAWGSSYYLPAVLAAPIAADTGWPLSWIVGALSIGLLTAGAVAPYVGRAIGETGGRPVLAAAAILLAAGQCALGMAPNLPVFVLGWIVLGAGMAAGLYDAAFSTLGRLYGGTARSAITMLTLWGGFASTVCWPLSAYLVAHLGWRGTCFAYAAIQLVVSLPIILMTLPKVPPELPKAKAGGGGPTVELLPSERGAFRLLSGIMIIGGAITAIVGVHLLTLLQAQGIGLAAAVALGALVGPAQVGGRIVEMAGGGRHHPIWTMSAALALIAFGLAMLAFGAGPIALALILYGAGNGVFSIAKGTLPLAQFGPQRYAPLVGKLARPSLVAQALAPTAGALLLDKAGSSWTYVALMLLAAVNVVLGVALLLIGRRLA, encoded by the coding sequence ATGATCGATCGTGATCGGTTGACCGTCATCTCGGCCCTGGGCGTGGTGCAGATCCTCGCCTGGGGCTCCTCCTATTATCTTCCGGCCGTCCTTGCCGCGCCCATCGCCGCCGATACCGGGTGGCCGTTATCGTGGATCGTCGGCGCGCTTTCGATCGGCCTGCTCACCGCTGGGGCCGTCGCGCCCTATGTCGGCCGTGCCATCGGCGAGACTGGCGGGCGACCGGTCCTGGCGGCGGCGGCGATCCTCCTGGCTGCGGGACAATGCGCTCTGGGTATGGCCCCGAACCTGCCGGTCTTCGTGCTCGGCTGGATCGTTCTCGGAGCTGGGATGGCCGCAGGTCTGTACGATGCGGCGTTCTCGACGCTTGGGCGGCTTTACGGCGGCACCGCGCGGTCGGCGATCACGATGCTGACCTTATGGGGCGGCTTCGCCAGCACTGTGTGCTGGCCATTGTCGGCCTATCTCGTTGCTCATCTCGGATGGCGAGGCACCTGCTTCGCCTACGCCGCCATCCAGCTTGTGGTTTCCCTCCCGATCATCCTGATGACGCTTCCGAAGGTTCCGCCGGAGCTTCCGAAGGCGAAGGCCGGAGGCGGTGGTCCGACGGTCGAGCTGCTGCCATCGGAGCGCGGCGCGTTCCGGCTTCTCTCCGGCATCATGATCATAGGCGGGGCCATCACCGCGATCGTGGGTGTTCATCTGCTGACGCTGCTCCAGGCACAGGGGATCGGGCTGGCGGCGGCGGTGGCGCTCGGAGCCCTTGTCGGCCCGGCCCAGGTTGGCGGACGGATCGTCGAGATGGCAGGCGGCGGACGCCACCACCCGATCTGGACGATGAGCGCCGCCCTCGCGCTGATTGCCTTCGGGCTCGCAATGCTGGCGTTCGGGGCTGGCCCGATCGCCTTGGCGCTTATCCTTTACGGAGCAGGGAACGGCGTCTTCTCGATCGCGAAGGGAACGCTGCCGCTCGCTCAGTTCGGACCGCAGCGATATGCGCCCCTGGTCGGAAAGCTCGCGAGGCCGAGCCTCGTTGCGCAGGCCTTGGCGCCGACGGCAGGGGCACTATTGCTCGATAAGGCGGGTTCGAGCTGGACCTATGTGGCCCTCATGTTGCTGGCGGCTGTGAACGTGGTTCTGGGCGTAGCGCTTTTGCTAATCGGACGCCGCTTAGCATAG
- a CDS encoding NAD(P)-binding domain-containing protein — MKELPVVVIGAGPIGLAAAANLVMRGIPVKVLEAGDAAGANILGWGHVRLFSPWEFNVDPASRVLLEAAGWGEPESGSYPTGTELVETYLAPLAATNELASVIEYGVRVAAIGRHGIDKVVSRDRELRPFQLTVVGRDGAVGRVQARAVIDASGTWRTPNPVSASGVAAEGEETLADRIAYGIPDVLGRDRADYVGRTTLVVGAGHSAANVLLDLDELSARDGTTKAIWVTRGRDLSRVYGGGSNDQLAARGDLGQRLRRLVVEGRIELISGFAITGLRKEEAGIVVNGEVGGVGRTIGPIDRIVACTGQRPDLSLTRELRVEFDPWLESARALGPMIDPNLHSCGSVPPHGHRELSHPEPGFYTVGIKSYGRAPTFLMMTGFEQVRSVVAAIAGDLVEADDVRLVLPETGVCTAAPAAAGGCCGSPAPTEADACCPDDAAAKADGKAGCGCGPAKAPEPAQATSSCCGKAA; from the coding sequence ATGAAGGAGCTTCCCGTCGTCGTCATCGGGGCCGGACCGATCGGACTCGCGGCCGCAGCGAACCTCGTCATGCGAGGTATCCCGGTGAAGGTGCTCGAGGCAGGCGACGCGGCCGGCGCCAACATCCTGGGCTGGGGTCACGTCCGACTGTTCTCGCCTTGGGAGTTCAATGTCGACCCGGCCAGCCGGGTCCTGCTTGAGGCCGCCGGTTGGGGAGAGCCCGAGAGCGGGAGCTATCCGACCGGAACCGAACTTGTCGAAACCTACCTGGCGCCCCTGGCGGCAACGAACGAACTGGCCTCTGTCATCGAATACGGGGTCCGCGTTGCCGCGATCGGCCGCCATGGCATCGACAAGGTGGTGAGCAGGGACCGCGAGCTGCGCCCATTCCAATTAACCGTCGTCGGCCGCGATGGCGCGGTGGGCCGCGTCCAGGCTCGGGCGGTGATCGACGCTTCCGGAACATGGAGGACCCCGAACCCGGTGAGCGCCAGTGGCGTGGCCGCGGAAGGTGAGGAAACGCTGGCCGATCGGATCGCCTACGGCATCCCCGACGTCCTCGGCCGTGACCGAGCCGATTATGTCGGCCGAACGACGCTGGTGGTGGGCGCCGGGCACTCCGCCGCGAACGTGCTGCTCGATCTCGATGAGCTTTCGGCTCGGGACGGCACGACCAAGGCGATCTGGGTCACGCGCGGCCGGGATCTCTCCCGTGTCTATGGCGGGGGCTCGAACGACCAGCTCGCCGCCCGAGGAGATCTCGGGCAGCGCCTGCGCCGTCTCGTCGTGGAAGGTCGCATCGAATTGATCTCCGGCTTCGCCATCACGGGACTTCGCAAGGAAGAGGCGGGCATCGTCGTGAACGGCGAGGTCGGTGGTGTCGGCCGAACCATTGGACCGATCGACCGCATCGTGGCCTGTACGGGACAGCGGCCCGATCTTTCGCTGACCCGGGAGCTGCGCGTCGAGTTCGACCCTTGGCTGGAAAGTGCCCGGGCGCTCGGACCCATGATCGACCCGAACCTCCATTCCTGCGGATCCGTTCCGCCGCACGGGCACCGCGAGCTCTCGCATCCGGAGCCCGGGTTTTACACCGTCGGGATCAAGAGCTACGGGCGCGCACCCACCTTCCTGATGATGACGGGCTTCGAGCAGGTTCGGTCGGTCGTGGCGGCGATCGCCGGCGATCTGGTCGAGGCCGATGATGTCAGGCTCGTCCTGCCGGAAACGGGCGTATGCACCGCCGCGCCTGCCGCAGCCGGAGGATGCTGCGGAAGTCCCGCGCCGACCGAAGCGGATGCCTGTTGCCCAGATGACGCCGCGGCGAAGGCCGACGGCAAGGCCGGATGCGGCTGTGGTCCCGCCAAGGCACCCGAGCCCGCGCAGGCGACGTCCTCCTGCTGCGGCAAGGCTGCATGA
- a CDS encoding vitamin B12-dependent ribonucleotide reductase — protein MRIERRYTTAGQSPYAAIPFRSAVSEIKNPDGSVVFRLEGIEVPEAWSQVASDVLAQKYFRKAGVPARLKKVEENDVPSFLWRSVADEAALAELPEGERYGSEISSKQVFDRLAGCWTYWGWKGGYFTSEEDAQAFHDELRFMLATQRVAPNSPQWFNTGLHWAYGIDGPSQGHFYVDFKTGKLVKSKSSYEHPQPHACFIQGVQDDLVNEGGIMDLWVREARLFKYGSGTGSNFSLLRGEGEKLAGGGKSSGLMSFLKIGDRAAGAIKSGGTTRRAAKMVVVDADHPDIEAYIDWKVKEEQKVAALVTGSKTVKKHMKAVLKACVNCEGDGDSCFDPEQNPALKREIKLARKALVPDNYIKRVIQFAKQGYKDISFDTYDTDWDSDAYLTVSGQNSNNSVSLTDDFLRAVENDNDWNLIRRTDGKVAKTLKASELWEKIGYAAWASADPGLHFNSTMNDWHTCPASGRIRASNPCSEYMFLDDTACNLASANLLQFYDRETKSFDVAAYEHLCRLWTVVLEISVTMAQFPSREIAELSYEYRTLGLGYANIGGLLMTMGLGYDSEEGRALAGALTAIMTGVAYATSAEMAGELGPFPGYKKNASHMLRVIRNHRTAAHGLADGYEGLSVTPVPLDHATLARLGGSAVTMAERSRIVWDEALEQGKRYGYRNAQATVIAPTGTIGLVMDCDTTGIEPDFALVKFKKLAGGGYFKIINRAVPDALRALGYREADIAEIEAYAVGHGSMKQAPGINPGSLKAKGFTDEKIEAVEKGLKSAFDIKFVFNKWTLGEDFLTGTLKVPAEKLNDMSFELLPFLGFSKAEIEAANVHVCGAMTLEGAPHLKTEHYNVFDCANPCGRIGKRYLSVESHIRMMAAAQPFISGAISKTINMPNEATVEDCKSAYMLSWKLALKANALYRDGSKLSQPLNAALISDEDDEADDAVETLVAQPMAARATQISEKIVERIVERVERKREREKMPDRRTGYIQKATVGGHKVYVHTGEYSDGRLGEIFIDMHKEGAAFRAMMNNFAIAVSLGLQYGVPLEEYVEAFTFTRFEPSGFVAGNQSIKNATSILDYVFRELAISYLGRNDLAHVDPSEIGHDVMGGGVGQDKAPDAAPVITTPLASTGFRRGKPINLLAIQGGGAANDAVARSTAPAATGLATAGATALKEEPEAYGEAEMAKLGFSAPATQPTQSERRAEAIMKGYVGDSCGECGNFTLVRNGTCLKCNTCGSTTGCS, from the coding sequence ATGCGCATCGAGCGCCGCTACACCACCGCCGGACAGTCGCCCTACGCCGCGATCCCGTTCCGATCGGCCGTCAGCGAGATCAAGAATCCGGACGGCTCGGTCGTCTTCCGCCTGGAAGGCATCGAGGTTCCTGAGGCCTGGTCGCAGGTCGCGAGCGATGTGCTCGCGCAGAAATATTTCCGCAAGGCCGGCGTGCCGGCGCGCCTGAAGAAGGTCGAGGAGAACGACGTCCCGTCTTTCCTCTGGCGTTCCGTCGCCGACGAGGCCGCTCTCGCCGAGCTGCCGGAAGGCGAGCGCTACGGCTCCGAAATCTCCTCCAAGCAAGTCTTCGATCGCCTCGCGGGCTGCTGGACCTATTGGGGCTGGAAGGGCGGCTACTTCACCTCCGAGGAGGATGCGCAGGCTTTCCATGACGAGCTGCGCTTCATGCTCGCCACCCAGCGCGTCGCGCCGAACTCGCCGCAATGGTTCAATACCGGCCTGCACTGGGCCTATGGCATCGACGGCCCCAGCCAGGGCCATTTCTATGTCGACTTCAAGACCGGCAAGCTGGTGAAATCGAAGTCGAGCTATGAGCACCCGCAGCCGCATGCCTGCTTCATCCAGGGCGTGCAGGACGACCTCGTCAACGAGGGCGGCATCATGGACCTCTGGGTCCGCGAAGCCCGCCTGTTCAAATACGGCTCCGGCACCGGCTCGAACTTCTCGCTGCTGCGCGGCGAAGGCGAGAAGCTCGCCGGCGGCGGCAAGTCGTCGGGCCTGATGTCCTTCCTCAAGATCGGCGACCGCGCGGCCGGCGCTATCAAGTCGGGCGGCACGACGCGCCGCGCCGCCAAGATGGTCGTGGTCGATGCCGACCATCCCGATATCGAGGCCTATATCGACTGGAAGGTGAAGGAGGAGCAGAAGGTCGCCGCCCTCGTCACCGGCTCCAAGACCGTCAAGAAGCACATGAAGGCCGTGCTCAAGGCCTGCGTGAACTGCGAAGGCGACGGCGATTCCTGCTTCGATCCCGAGCAGAACCCGGCGCTGAAGCGCGAGATCAAGCTCGCCCGCAAGGCGCTGGTGCCGGACAACTATATCAAGCGCGTCATCCAGTTCGCGAAGCAGGGCTACAAGGACATCTCCTTCGACACCTATGACACCGACTGGGATTCCGATGCCTATCTCACCGTCTCCGGTCAGAACTCGAACAACTCGGTCTCGCTGACCGACGACTTCCTGCGCGCCGTCGAGAACGACAACGACTGGAACCTGATCCGCCGCACCGACGGCAAGGTCGCCAAGACGCTGAAGGCCAGCGAGCTGTGGGAGAAGATCGGCTACGCCGCCTGGGCCTCGGCCGATCCCGGCCTGCACTTCAACTCGACGATGAACGACTGGCACACCTGCCCGGCTTCGGGCCGGATCCGGGCGTCCAACCCGTGCTCGGAATACATGTTCCTCGACGACACGGCCTGCAACCTGGCCTCGGCCAACCTGCTGCAGTTCTACGATCGCGAGACCAAGTCCTTCGACGTCGCGGCCTATGAGCATCTCTGCCGGCTCTGGACCGTGGTGCTCGAGATCTCGGTGACGATGGCGCAGTTCCCGAGCCGCGAGATCGCCGAGCTTTCCTACGAGTACCGCACGCTCGGCCTCGGCTACGCCAATATCGGCGGGCTGCTGATGACCATGGGCCTCGGCTATGACTCCGAGGAAGGCCGCGCGCTGGCCGGAGCACTGACCGCGATTATGACCGGCGTCGCCTACGCGACCTCGGCCGAGATGGCGGGCGAGCTCGGCCCCTTCCCAGGCTACAAGAAGAACGCCAGCCACATGCTGCGTGTCATCCGCAACCATCGCACCGCGGCCCACGGTCTCGCCGATGGCTATGAAGGCCTGAGCGTCACTCCCGTGCCGCTCGACCACGCCACCCTCGCCCGCCTCGGCGGCTCGGCCGTCACCATGGCGGAGCGCTCGCGCATCGTCTGGGACGAGGCCCTCGAGCAGGGCAAGCGCTACGGCTATCGCAACGCCCAGGCGACCGTGATCGCGCCGACCGGCACGATCGGCCTCGTCATGGATTGCGACACCACCGGCATCGAGCCCGACTTCGCGCTGGTGAAGTTCAAGAAGCTCGCCGGCGGCGGCTACTTCAAGATCATCAACCGCGCCGTGCCGGATGCGCTCCGCGCGCTCGGCTACCGCGAGGCGGATATCGCCGAGATCGAGGCCTATGCCGTCGGCCATGGCTCGATGAAGCAGGCGCCGGGCATCAACCCGGGCTCGCTCAAGGCCAAGGGCTTCACCGACGAGAAGATCGAGGCGGTCGAGAAGGGCTTGAAGAGCGCCTTCGACATCAAGTTCGTCTTCAACAAGTGGACGCTGGGCGAGGATTTCCTCACCGGCACGCTCAAGGTCCCGGCCGAGAAGCTCAACGACATGTCGTTCGAGCTCCTGCCCTTCCTCGGCTTCAGCAAGGCCGAGATCGAGGCCGCCAACGTCCATGTCTGCGGTGCGATGACCCTGGAAGGCGCCCCGCACCTGAAGACCGAGCACTACAACGTCTTCGATTGCGCCAATCCCTGCGGCCGCATCGGCAAGCGCTATCTCTCGGTCGAGAGCCATATCCGCATGATGGCGGCGGCGCAGCCCTTCATCTCGGGCGCGATCTCCAAGACCATCAACATGCCGAACGAGGCGACGGTCGAGGACTGCAAGAGCGCCTATATGCTCTCGTGGAAGCTGGCGCTGAAGGCGAACGCCCTCTATCGCGACGGCTCCAAGCTCTCGCAGCCGCTGAATGCGGCGCTGATCTCGGATGAGGACGACGAGGCGGACGACGCGGTCGAGACGCTGGTCGCCCAGCCGATGGCGGCGCGCGCCACCCAGATCTCTGAGAAGATCGTCGAGCGCATCGTCGAGCGCGTCGAGCGCAAGCGCGAGCGCGAGAAGATGCCGGATCGCCGTACCGGCTACATTCAGAAGGCCACCGTCGGCGGCCACAAGGTCTATGTTCATACCGGCGAGTATTCGGACGGGCGCCTCGGCGAGATCTTCATCGACATGCACAAGGAGGGCGCGGCCTTCCGGGCGATGATGAACAACTTCGCCATCGCGGTCTCGCTCGGCCTGCAATATGGCGTGCCGCTGGAAGAGTATGTCGAGGCCTTCACCTTCACCCGCTTCGAGCCTTCGGGCTTCGTCGCCGGCAACCAGTCGATCAAGAACGCGACCTCGATCCTCGACTACGTCTTCCGTGAGCTGGCGATCTCCTATCTCGGCCGCAACGACCTCGCCCATGTCGACCCGAGCGAGATCGGTCATGACGTGATGGGTGGCGGCGTCGGCCAGGACAAGGCACCGGACGCGGCTCCGGTGATCACGACCCCCCTCGCCTCGACCGGTTTCCGCCGCGGCAAGCCGATCAACCTGCTTGCCATCCAGGGTGGCGGCGCAGCCAACGATGCGGTCGCCCGCTCAACGGCTCCGGCCGCGACCGGCCTCGCCACTGCCGGAGCGACCGCGCTGAAGGAGGAGCCGGAGGCTTATGGTGAGGCGGAGATGGCCAAGCTCGGCTTCTCGGCGCCTGCCACCCAGCCGACGCAGTCGGAGCGACGGGCCGAAGCGATCATGAAGGGCTATGTCGGCGACTCGTGCGGCGAATGCGGCAACTTCACGCTGGTTCGAAACGGCACCTGCCTGAAGTGCAATACCTGCGGTTCTACAACCGGGTGCTCGTGA
- the arsB gene encoding ACR3 family arsenite efflux transporter — MPTFERYLTVWVALCIVVGIALGHVMPGVFHAIGSAEVAKVNLPVAVLIWLMVIPMLLKIDFAALGQVGRHWRGIGVTLFINWAVKPFSMAALGWFFIAWLFRPWLPAEQINSYIAGLIILAAAPCTAMVFVWSNLTKGEPHFTLSQVALNDAIMVVAFAPIVGLLLGLSAITVPWATLVLSVVLYIVIPVIVAQLVRSRVLAKGGQAALDRLLGRLGPVSLVALLATLVLLFGFQGEQILAQPMVIALLAVPILIQVYLNAGLAYVLNRIAGEQHCVAGPSALIGASNFFELAVAAAISLFGFNSGAALATVVGVLIEVPVMLTVVWIVNRSKGWYERGDSVRKVQAAE; from the coding sequence ATGCCCACCTTCGAACGCTACCTCACCGTGTGGGTCGCGCTGTGCATCGTCGTCGGGATCGCCCTCGGCCATGTCATGCCGGGGGTCTTCCACGCCATCGGCTCGGCCGAGGTCGCCAAGGTCAATTTGCCCGTCGCGGTCCTGATCTGGCTGATGGTCATCCCCATGCTGCTGAAGATCGACTTCGCGGCGCTCGGGCAGGTGGGTCGCCACTGGCGCGGCATCGGCGTCACCCTCTTCATCAACTGGGCAGTGAAGCCCTTCTCGATGGCGGCGCTCGGCTGGTTCTTCATCGCTTGGCTGTTCCGGCCGTGGCTCCCGGCCGAACAGATCAACAGCTACATCGCCGGGCTCATCATCCTGGCGGCGGCGCCCTGCACCGCGATGGTCTTCGTTTGGTCGAACCTGACGAAGGGCGAGCCGCACTTCACGCTCAGCCAGGTCGCGCTCAACGACGCGATCATGGTTGTCGCCTTCGCCCCAATTGTCGGCCTGCTGCTCGGCCTGTCCGCGATCACCGTGCCATGGGCAACGCTCGTCCTCTCGGTCGTCCTCTACATCGTCATTCCCGTGATCGTCGCGCAACTCGTCCGCAGCCGCGTTCTGGCGAAGGGCGGGCAGGCTGCGCTCGATCGACTGCTCGGCCGACTGGGACCTGTTTCGCTCGTGGCCCTGCTCGCCACCCTCGTCCTGCTCTTCGGCTTCCAGGGCGAGCAGATCCTCGCCCAGCCGATGGTGATCGCACTGCTGGCGGTGCCGATCCTGATCCAGGTCTACCTGAATGCCGGGCTGGCCTACGTCCTGAACCGGATCGCCGGCGAGCAGCATTGCGTCGCGGGGCCGTCAGCGCTGATCGGCGCCTCGAACTTCTTCGAGCTCGCAGTCGCCGCGGCGATCAGCCTGTTCGGCTTCAACTCCGGAGCCGCGCTCGCGACCGTGGTGGGGGTTCTGATCGAGGTGCCGGTCATGCTGACCGTCGTCTGGATCGTGAACCGGTCGAAGGGTTGGTACGAACGCGGCGACAGCGTGCGGAAGGTACAGGCAGCGGAGTAA
- the arsC gene encoding arsenate reductase (glutaredoxin) (This arsenate reductase requires both glutathione and glutaredoxin to convert arsenate to arsenite, after which the efflux transporter formed by ArsA and ArsB can extrude the arsenite from the cell, providing resistance.) codes for MDVIIYHNPACGTSRNTLGLIRNAGVEPHVIEYLKTPPSRSLLKQLLDRAGLTARDILREKGTPFFELGLGDPSLSDEALLDVIEAHPILMNRPLVVSPKGVRLCRPSEAVLSVLPPQRGEFRKEDGELVVDASGRPAALA; via the coding sequence ATGGACGTCATCATCTATCACAACCCGGCCTGTGGCACGTCGCGGAACACGCTCGGCCTGATCCGCAATGCGGGCGTCGAGCCGCACGTCATCGAGTATCTAAAGACGCCGCCGAGCCGGTCGCTGCTGAAGCAACTTCTCGATCGCGCCGGGCTGACCGCTCGGGATATCCTGCGCGAGAAAGGAACGCCGTTCTTCGAACTCGGCCTCGGCGACCCGAGCCTTTCCGACGAGGCCCTGCTCGACGTGATCGAAGCGCACCCGATCCTGATGAACCGCCCGCTCGTCGTCTCGCCGAAAGGCGTGAGGCTGTGCCGTCCGTCCGAGGCCGTCCTATCCGTGCTGCCACCGCAGCGCGGCGAATTCCGAAAGGAGGACGGCGAACTGGTCGTCGATGCCTCCGGTCGCCCTGCCGCTCTCGCCTGA
- a CDS encoding RelA/SpoT domain-containing protein, with product MEKERVDAAGDLLKSVIPRDSFRAPEVIEAFSIANGWRERHLDAIRQIRAQLAAANRALQTGGVTAARLKRMPAIRRKLRRLSYKLSELQDLGGCRVILPTIDDVKRFSDRLQHSDRHQLRHTDDYIRRPKKDGYRSLHLLLDHDDARFPEQQGLRIELQVRTHLQHAWATAVEALGLYLRVNIKGGEGSEAWRRLLMLMSCEFAESEGCAPVRGAPSGGERRSEIIELDRQIGAQAKLDNLAHGFQIIDRFVFDRYAKHLLLRYDHAAKRVDVEAFTEAPDSTRVYGDIERRLAVDSVDDEDPSSDTVLVSLGQLKDLKKAFPNYFGDVRVFRDQLGHICRGRGVATYDLPKQALAPPRLRDMVDPAWLRRPRFDKPKGV from the coding sequence TTGGAGAAAGAACGGGTCGACGCTGCCGGGGACCTGCTGAAGAGCGTGATCCCTCGCGATAGCTTCCGAGCACCGGAAGTTATCGAGGCCTTCTCGATCGCCAATGGATGGCGCGAACGGCATCTCGATGCGATCAGGCAGATCCGGGCTCAGCTCGCTGCTGCCAATCGTGCGCTCCAGACAGGTGGTGTCACGGCCGCGCGCCTCAAGCGCATGCCGGCAATCAGGAGGAAGCTGCGGAGGCTAAGCTACAAGCTCTCCGAACTTCAGGACCTGGGCGGATGCCGGGTCATTCTCCCCACCATCGACGACGTGAAGCGCTTCAGCGATCGGCTTCAACACTCCGATCGCCACCAGCTTCGCCATACCGACGACTACATTCGCAGGCCCAAGAAGGATGGCTACCGCTCTCTCCATCTGCTGCTCGATCACGACGATGCGCGTTTCCCTGAGCAGCAGGGATTGAGAATCGAGCTCCAGGTACGCACTCACCTTCAGCATGCCTGGGCCACCGCCGTGGAAGCGCTCGGCCTTTATTTGAGAGTGAACATCAAGGGCGGCGAAGGGAGTGAGGCATGGCGCCGCCTCCTTATGCTGATGTCCTGCGAATTTGCCGAGAGCGAGGGGTGCGCTCCAGTTCGCGGTGCACCGAGCGGCGGCGAGCGCCGCAGCGAGATCATCGAACTCGATAGGCAGATCGGAGCGCAAGCCAAGCTGGATAATCTCGCCCACGGATTTCAGATCATCGACCGCTTCGTGTTCGATCGCTACGCCAAGCACTTGCTCCTGCGATACGACCACGCGGCCAAGCGGGTTGATGTGGAGGCGTTTACCGAGGCCCCCGACAGCACCCGGGTTTACGGGGATATCGAACGTCGCCTGGCTGTGGACAGCGTCGACGATGAAGATCCATCCAGCGATACCGTCCTGGTTAGCCTGGGGCAGCTCAAGGACTTGAAGAAGGCGTTCCCGAACTATTTCGGCGACGTCCGGGTTTTCCGGGATCAACTCGGACACATCTGCCGGGGCCGTGGGGTGGCGACATACGATCTTCCGAAGCAAGCCCTCGCCCCACCCCGGCTGCGCGACATGGTCGACCCTGCTTGGCTGAGGCGACCTCGCTTCGACAAGCCGAAAGGCGTCTGA
- a CDS encoding arsenate reductase ArsC, producing MPDRVHNVLFLCTHNSARSIMAEALLNHLGEGRFRAFSAGSEGGPGPKPMALKVLEAEGILTKGLSSKTWDVFAEASAPVMDLVITVCDQAAGEACPHWPGQPITPHWGIEDPSNVQGSEIEHERAFVTGLRYLRNRINVLLSLPVVSLDEMALAQQVRRVGGLEGASGRRPEVA from the coding sequence ATGCCTGATCGCGTCCACAACGTGCTGTTCCTCTGCACGCATAATTCCGCTCGGTCGATCATGGCCGAGGCCTTGCTGAACCATCTCGGGGAAGGGCGCTTCCGAGCCTTCTCCGCTGGCAGCGAGGGGGGCCCCGGACCGAAGCCGATGGCGCTCAAGGTGCTCGAGGCCGAAGGCATCCTGACCAAGGGCCTTTCCTCGAAGACCTGGGACGTCTTCGCGGAAGCGAGCGCGCCCGTCATGGATCTCGTGATCACGGTCTGCGATCAAGCGGCGGGAGAGGCCTGTCCGCATTGGCCGGGCCAGCCGATCACCCCGCATTGGGGTATCGAGGACCCCTCCAACGTCCAGGGCAGCGAGATCGAGCACGAGCGGGCCTTCGTGACCGGGCTTCGCTATCTCAGGAACCGGATCAACGTCCTCCTGTCACTCCCCGTCGTGAGCCTCGACGAGATGGCTTTGGCGCAGCAGGTCCGGCGGGTCGGCGGCCTCGAGGGCGCGAGCGGTCGCCGCCCGGAGGTCGCTTGA
- a CDS encoding metalloregulator ArsR/SmtB family transcription factor encodes MNVEEAAKQLEALGNPTRLQLYRTLVRAGHGGLPVNQVQERLGIPASTLSHHLQRLIRNGLVTQERQATTLICRAVYPAMDALLGFLADECCIEEGCSDASGKAA; translated from the coding sequence ATGAACGTCGAAGAAGCAGCGAAGCAGCTCGAAGCGCTCGGTAACCCGACGCGCCTCCAGCTCTATCGAACCTTGGTCCGCGCGGGTCACGGCGGCCTCCCTGTCAATCAGGTGCAGGAACGCTTGGGGATCCCGGCTTCGACCCTGTCCCACCACCTTCAGCGGCTGATCCGGAACGGTCTCGTTACGCAGGAGCGACAGGCCACGACCCTGATCTGCCGCGCGGTCTATCCGGCCATGGATGCACTACTCGGCTTCCTCGCCGACGAATGCTGCATTGAGGAAGGCTGCTCGGATGCTTCCGGAAAGGCCGCCTGA